One segment of Carya illinoinensis cultivar Pawnee chromosome 13, C.illinoinensisPawnee_v1, whole genome shotgun sequence DNA contains the following:
- the LOC122292767 gene encoding probable histone H2B.1 produces the protein MAPKAEKKPAEKKPAEEKKSTVAEKAPAEKKPKAGKKLPKEGGAGAADKKKKRTKKSVETYKIYIFKVLKQVHPDIGISSKAMGIMNSFINDIFEKLAQEASRLARYNKKPTITSREIQTAVRLVLPGELAKHAVSEGTKAVTKFTSS, from the coding sequence ATGGCCCCCAAAGCTGAAAAGAAGCCAGCCGAGAAGAAGCCCGCCGAGGAGAAAAAATCCACCGTGGCGGAGAAGGCACCGGCCGAGAAGAAGCCGAAGGCCGGGAAGAAGCTCCCGAAGGAAGGTGGTGCCGGTGCTGCCGACAAGAAGAAGAAGCGTACCAAGAAGAGCGTGGAGACCTACAAGATCTACATCTTTAAGGTGCTGAAGCAGGTTCACCCGGACATCGGGATCTCCAGCAAGGCTATGGGGATCATGAACAGCTTCATAAATGACATTTTCGAGAAGCTGGCCCAGGAGGCCTCTCGACTCGCCAGGTACAACAAGAAGCCCACCATCACCTCCCGGGAGATCCAGACCGCAGTGCGCCTCGTGCTACCTGGTGAGCTTGCCAAGCACGCCGTTTCTGAGGGGACCAAGGCGGTCACCAAGTTTACAAGCTCTTGA